A section of the Papio anubis isolate 15944 chromosome 2, Panubis1.0, whole genome shotgun sequence genome encodes:
- the TMF1 gene encoding TATA element modulatory factor isoform X3 — MSWFNASQLSSFAKQALSQAQKSIDRVLDIQEEEPSIWAETIPYGEPGISSPVSGGWDTSTWGLKSNTEPQSPPIASPKAITKPVRRTVVDESENFFSAFLSPTDVQTIQKSPVVSKPPAKSQRPEEEVKSSLHESLHIGQSRTPETTESQVKDSLCVSGETLAAGTSSPKTEGKHEETVNKESDMKVPTVSLKVSESVIDAKTTTESISNMSTQSLTAETKDMALEPKEQKHEDRQSNTPSPPVSTFSSGTSTTSDIEVLDHESVISESSASSRQETTDSKSSLHLMQTSFQLLSASACPEYNRLDDFQKLTESCCSSDAFERIDSFSVQSLDSRSVSEINSDDELSGKGYALVPITVNSSTPKSKTVESAEGKSEEVNETLVIPTEEAEMEESGRSATPVNCEQPDILVSSTPINEGHTVLDRVAEQCEPAESQPEALSEKEDVCKVTLTVEFLNEKLEKREAQLLSLSKEKALLEEAYDNLKDEMFRVKEESSSISSLKDEFTQRIAEAEKKVQLACKERDAAKKEIKNIKEELATRLNSSETADLLKEKDEQIRGLMEEGEKLSKQQLHNSNIIKKLRAKDKENENMVAKLNKKVKALEEELQHLKQVLDGKEEVEKQHRENIKKLNSVVERQEKDLGRLQVDMDELEEKNRSIQAALDSAYKELTDLHKANAAKDSEAQEAALSREMKAKEELSAALEKAQEEARQQQETLAIQVGDLRLALQRTEQAAARKEDYLRHEISELQQRLQEAENRNQELSQSVSSTTRPLLRQIENLQATLGSQTSSWEKLEKNLSDRLGESQTLLAAAVERERAATEELLANKIQMSSMESQNSLLRQENSRFQAQLESEKNRLCKLEDENNRYQVELENLKDEYVRTLEETRKEKTLLNSQLEMERMKVEQERKKAIFTQEAIKEKERKPFSVSSTPTMSRSSSISGVDMAGLQTSFLSQDESHDHSFGPMSVSANGSNLYDAVRMGAGSSIIENLQSQLKLREGEITHLQLEIGNLEKTRSIMAEELVKLTNQNDELEEKVKEIPKLRTQLRDLDQRYNTILQMYGEKAEEAEELRLDLEDVKNMYKTQIDELLRQRLS, encoded by the exons GAATAAGTTCGCCTGTCAGTGGAGGATGGGATACTTCAACCTGGGGGTTGAAATCAAACACTGAACCTCAGAGTCCACCAATAGCCTCTCCTAAAGCAATCACAAAGCCAGTTCGGAGGACTGTGGTCGATGAATCTGAAAATTTCTTCAGTGCCTTTCTCTCACCAACTGATGTCCAGACCATTCAGAAGAGTCCAGTGGTATCAAAACCTCCAGCAAAATCACAACGACCAGAAGAAGAAGTGAAAAGCAGCTTACATGAATCCTTGCACATTGGACAGTCAAGAACTCCTGAAACAACTGAGTCACAAGTAAAAGACTCTTTGTGTGTTTCAGGGGAAACTCTGGCAGCAGGTACTTCATCACCTAAAACTGAAGGCAAGCATGAAGAAACTGTTAATAAAGAATCAGATATGAAGGTGCCAACTGTAAGTTTGAAAGTATCTGAAAGTGTAATTGATGCGAAAACAACTACGGAAAGTATATCTAATATGTCTACACAGTCTCTCACAGCAGAAACAAAGGACATGGCTTTGGAACCTAAGGAACAAAAACATGAAGACAGGCAGAGCAATACACCTTCTCCTCCTGTTAGTACCTTTTCATCAGGTACTTCTACCACCAGTGATATTGAAGTTTTAGATCATGAAAGTGTAATAAGTGAGAGCTCAGCGAGCTCGAGACAAGAGACTACAGATTCAAAATCAAGTCTTCACTTGATGCAGACATCTTTTCAGCTTCTCTCTGCATCTGCTTGTCCTGAATATAATCGTTTAGATGATTTCCAAAAACTCACTGAGAGTTGCTGTTCATCTGACGCTTTTGAAAGAATAGACTCATTTAGTGTACAGTCATTAGATAGCCGGAGTGTAAGTGAAATCAATTCAGATGATGAATTGTCAGGCAAGGGATATGCTTTAGTGCCTATTACAGTTAATTCTTCAACTCCAAAGTCTAAAACAGTTGAATCTGCTGAAGGAAAATCTGAAGAAGTAAATGAAACATTAGTTATACCCACTGAGGAAGCAGAAATGGAAGAAAGTGGACGAAGTGCAACTCCTGTTAACTGTGAACAGCCTGATATCTTGGTTTCTTCTACACCAATAAATGAAGGACACACTGTGTTAGACAGGGTGGCTGAGCAGTGTGAACCTGCTGAAAGTCAGCCAGAAGCACTTTCTGAGAAGGAAGATGTTTGCAAGGTAACTCTA ACAGTTGAATTTCTGAATGAAAAGCTGGAAAAAAGGGAGGCTCAGTTATTATCTCTTAGTAAGGAAAAAGCACTTCTAGAAGAAGCTTATGATAACCTGAAAGA tgaaATGTTcagagtgaaagaagaaagcagtAGCATTTCTTCCTTGAAAGATGAGTTTACTCAAAGAATtgcagaagcagaaaagaaagttCAACTAGCCTGCAAAGAGAGAGATGCTGCTAAAAAG gaaatcaaaaacataaaagaagagcTTGCCACTAGATTAAATAGtagtgaaactgcagaccttttgaaagagaaagatgagCAGATCCGAGGGTTAATGGAAGAAG GAGAAAAACTTTCAAAACAGCAGCTGCATAATTCTAACATCATCAAGAAATTAAGAGCTAAAGACAAGGAGAATGAAAATATGGTTGCAAAACTGAACAAAAAAGTTAAAGCGCTAGAAGAGGAGTTGCAGCATTTGAAACAG GTCCTTGATGGCAAAGAAGAGGTGGAGAAACAacatagagaaaatattaaaaaactgaattCCGTGGTAGAACGCCAGGAGAAAGATCTTGGCCGTCTTCAGGTAGACATGGATGAACTTGAAGAAAAGAACCGAAGTATTCAGGCTGCCCTGGATAGTGCATAcaa agaACTTACTGATCTTCACAAAGCCAATGCTGCAAAGGATAGTGAGGCACAGGAAGCTGCTCTGAGCCGTGAAATGAAAGCTAAAGAAGAACTTTCTGCAGCATTAGAGAAGGCCCAAGAAGAAGCCCGTCAGCAGCAAGAAACATTAGCCATTCAA GTGGGGGACCTTAGGCTTGCATTGCAGCGTACAGAACAAGCAGCTGCCAGAAAGGAGGATTATTTACGCCATGAGATCAGTGAACTTCAGCAG AGACTCCAGGAAGCAGAGAATCGAAACCAGGAACTGAGTCAAAGTGTTTCATCAACCACAAGACCATTGCTTCGACAAATAGAAAATTTGCAGGCAACCCTGGGATCCCAGACATCGTCGTGGGAGAAATTAGAGAAGAATCTTTCTGATAGGCTTG GTGAATCACAGACCTTGCTGGCAGCAGCAGTTGAAAGAGAACGTGCAGCTACAGAAGAACTTCTTGCTAACAAAATTCAGATGTCTTCCATGGAGTCACAGAATTCTCTCTTAAGACAGGAAAACAGTAGATTTCAAGCCCAGCTAGAATCAGAGAAAAATAGGCTATGTAAGCTGGAGGATGAGAACAATAG GTACCAGGTTGaattagaaaacctaaaagatgAATATGTAAGAACACTTgaagagacaaggaaagaaaag ACACTGTTGAATAGTCagttagaaatggaaagaatgaaagttgaacaagaaaggaagaaagccatTTTTACTCaagaagcaataaaagaaaag GAACGCAAGCCATTTTCTGTTTCTAGCACTCCCACCATGTCACGCTCAAGTTCAATAAGTGGTGTTGATATGGCAGGACTACAGACATCTTTTCTGTCTCAG GATGAATCTCATGATCACTCATTTGGACCAATGTCTGTATCAGCAAATGGAAGCAATCTTTATGATGCTGTAAGGATGGGAGCAGGATCAAGCATTATTGAAAACCTACAGTCTCAGCTAAAGCTAAGGGAAGGGGAAATTACTCATTTACAG CTAGAAATTGGCAATCTAGAAAAAACTCGATCAATAATGGCTGAAGAACTAGTTAAATTAACAAATCAAAATGATGAACTTGAAGAGAAGGTGAAGGAGATACCCAAACTTAGAACTCAGCTAAGA GATTTGGATCAAAGATACAACACTATTCTGCAGATGTATggagaaaaagcagaagaggCGGAAGAACTTCGATTAGATCTCGAAGatgtaaaaaatatgtataaaactcAAATAGATGAACTTTTAAGACAAAGGCTCAGTTAA
- the TMF1 gene encoding TATA element modulatory factor isoform X4: MKVPTVSLKVSESVIDAKTTTESISNMSTQSLTAETKDMALEPKEQKHEDRQSNTPSPPVSTFSSGTSTTSDIEVLDHESVISESSASSRQETTDSKSSLHLMQTSFQLLSASACPEYNRLDDFQKLTESCCSSDAFERIDSFSVQSLDSRSVSEINSDDELSGKGYALVPITVNSSTPKSKTVESAEGKSEEVNETLVIPTEEAEMEESGRSATPVNCEQPDILVSSTPINEGHTVLDRVAEQCEPAESQPEALSEKEDVCKVTLIIPDFCYYQEAATVEFLNEKLEKREAQLLSLSKEKALLEEAYDNLKDEMFRVKEESSSISSLKDEFTQRIAEAEKKVQLACKERDAAKKEIKNIKEELATRLNSSETADLLKEKDEQIRGLMEEGEKLSKQQLHNSNIIKKLRAKDKENENMVAKLNKKVKALEEELQHLKQVLDGKEEVEKQHRENIKKLNSVVERQEKDLGRLQVDMDELEEKNRSIQAALDSAYKELTDLHKANAAKDSEAQEAALSREMKAKEELSAALEKAQEEARQQQETLAIQVGDLRLALQRTEQAAARKEDYLRHEISELQQRLQEAENRNQELSQSVSSTTRPLLRQIENLQATLGSQTSSWEKLEKNLSDRLGESQTLLAAAVERERAATEELLANKIQMSSMESQNSLLRQENSRFQAQLESEKNRLCKLEDENNRYQVELENLKDEYVRTLEETRKEKTLLNSQLEMERMKVEQERKKAIFTQEAIKEKERKPFSVSSTPTMSRSSSISGVDMAGLQTSFLSQDESHDHSFGPMSVSANGSNLYDAVRMGAGSSIIENLQSQLKLREGEITHLQLEIGNLEKTRSIMAEELVKLTNQNDELEEKVKEIPKLRTQLRDLDQRYNTILQMYGEKAEEAEELRLDLEDVKNMYKTQIDELLRQRLS; the protein is encoded by the exons ATGAAGGTGCCAACTGTAAGTTTGAAAGTATCTGAAAGTGTAATTGATGCGAAAACAACTACGGAAAGTATATCTAATATGTCTACACAGTCTCTCACAGCAGAAACAAAGGACATGGCTTTGGAACCTAAGGAACAAAAACATGAAGACAGGCAGAGCAATACACCTTCTCCTCCTGTTAGTACCTTTTCATCAGGTACTTCTACCACCAGTGATATTGAAGTTTTAGATCATGAAAGTGTAATAAGTGAGAGCTCAGCGAGCTCGAGACAAGAGACTACAGATTCAAAATCAAGTCTTCACTTGATGCAGACATCTTTTCAGCTTCTCTCTGCATCTGCTTGTCCTGAATATAATCGTTTAGATGATTTCCAAAAACTCACTGAGAGTTGCTGTTCATCTGACGCTTTTGAAAGAATAGACTCATTTAGTGTACAGTCATTAGATAGCCGGAGTGTAAGTGAAATCAATTCAGATGATGAATTGTCAGGCAAGGGATATGCTTTAGTGCCTATTACAGTTAATTCTTCAACTCCAAAGTCTAAAACAGTTGAATCTGCTGAAGGAAAATCTGAAGAAGTAAATGAAACATTAGTTATACCCACTGAGGAAGCAGAAATGGAAGAAAGTGGACGAAGTGCAACTCCTGTTAACTGTGAACAGCCTGATATCTTGGTTTCTTCTACACCAATAAATGAAGGACACACTGTGTTAGACAGGGTGGCTGAGCAGTGTGAACCTGCTGAAAGTCAGCCAGAAGCACTTTCTGAGAAGGAAGATGTTTGCAAGGTAACTCTA ATTATTCCAGATTTTTGCTATTACCAGGAAGCTGCA ACAGTTGAATTTCTGAATGAAAAGCTGGAAAAAAGGGAGGCTCAGTTATTATCTCTTAGTAAGGAAAAAGCACTTCTAGAAGAAGCTTATGATAACCTGAAAGA tgaaATGTTcagagtgaaagaagaaagcagtAGCATTTCTTCCTTGAAAGATGAGTTTACTCAAAGAATtgcagaagcagaaaagaaagttCAACTAGCCTGCAAAGAGAGAGATGCTGCTAAAAAG gaaatcaaaaacataaaagaagagcTTGCCACTAGATTAAATAGtagtgaaactgcagaccttttgaaagagaaagatgagCAGATCCGAGGGTTAATGGAAGAAG GAGAAAAACTTTCAAAACAGCAGCTGCATAATTCTAACATCATCAAGAAATTAAGAGCTAAAGACAAGGAGAATGAAAATATGGTTGCAAAACTGAACAAAAAAGTTAAAGCGCTAGAAGAGGAGTTGCAGCATTTGAAACAG GTCCTTGATGGCAAAGAAGAGGTGGAGAAACAacatagagaaaatattaaaaaactgaattCCGTGGTAGAACGCCAGGAGAAAGATCTTGGCCGTCTTCAGGTAGACATGGATGAACTTGAAGAAAAGAACCGAAGTATTCAGGCTGCCCTGGATAGTGCATAcaa agaACTTACTGATCTTCACAAAGCCAATGCTGCAAAGGATAGTGAGGCACAGGAAGCTGCTCTGAGCCGTGAAATGAAAGCTAAAGAAGAACTTTCTGCAGCATTAGAGAAGGCCCAAGAAGAAGCCCGTCAGCAGCAAGAAACATTAGCCATTCAA GTGGGGGACCTTAGGCTTGCATTGCAGCGTACAGAACAAGCAGCTGCCAGAAAGGAGGATTATTTACGCCATGAGATCAGTGAACTTCAGCAG AGACTCCAGGAAGCAGAGAATCGAAACCAGGAACTGAGTCAAAGTGTTTCATCAACCACAAGACCATTGCTTCGACAAATAGAAAATTTGCAGGCAACCCTGGGATCCCAGACATCGTCGTGGGAGAAATTAGAGAAGAATCTTTCTGATAGGCTTG GTGAATCACAGACCTTGCTGGCAGCAGCAGTTGAAAGAGAACGTGCAGCTACAGAAGAACTTCTTGCTAACAAAATTCAGATGTCTTCCATGGAGTCACAGAATTCTCTCTTAAGACAGGAAAACAGTAGATTTCAAGCCCAGCTAGAATCAGAGAAAAATAGGCTATGTAAGCTGGAGGATGAGAACAATAG GTACCAGGTTGaattagaaaacctaaaagatgAATATGTAAGAACACTTgaagagacaaggaaagaaaag ACACTGTTGAATAGTCagttagaaatggaaagaatgaaagttgaacaagaaaggaagaaagccatTTTTACTCaagaagcaataaaagaaaag GAACGCAAGCCATTTTCTGTTTCTAGCACTCCCACCATGTCACGCTCAAGTTCAATAAGTGGTGTTGATATGGCAGGACTACAGACATCTTTTCTGTCTCAG GATGAATCTCATGATCACTCATTTGGACCAATGTCTGTATCAGCAAATGGAAGCAATCTTTATGATGCTGTAAGGATGGGAGCAGGATCAAGCATTATTGAAAACCTACAGTCTCAGCTAAAGCTAAGGGAAGGGGAAATTACTCATTTACAG CTAGAAATTGGCAATCTAGAAAAAACTCGATCAATAATGGCTGAAGAACTAGTTAAATTAACAAATCAAAATGATGAACTTGAAGAGAAGGTGAAGGAGATACCCAAACTTAGAACTCAGCTAAGA GATTTGGATCAAAGATACAACACTATTCTGCAGATGTATggagaaaaagcagaagaggCGGAAGAACTTCGATTAGATCTCGAAGatgtaaaaaatatgtataaaactcAAATAGATGAACTTTTAAGACAAAGGCTCAGTTAA